The genomic segment TCATTCCGGCGAAAGCCGGTATCCGTCGGCGGCATGGCGCCGACCTTGAAAAGGCTCTGGATTCCGGATCGCGCCCGCTTCGCGGGCTTGTCCGGAATGACAAAGATATCTAAGGGCCACCACACTAGTTCTTGCTCTTGTCCACCAGCTTGTTCTTGGCAATCCAGGGCATCATCGAGCGTAGCTTCTCGCCCACCTTTTCGATCGGGTGCTCGGCGCCGATGCGGCGCATGGCCTTGAGCGTCGGCGCGCCGGCCTGGTTCTCGAGTACGAACTCGCGCGCGAACTGGCCGGTCTGGATCTCGCGCAGGATCTTCTTCATCTCCTGCTTGGTCTGCTCGGTGATGATGCGTGGACCCCGGGTGTAGTCACCGTACTCGGCGGTGTTGCTGATCGAGTAGCGCATGTTGGCCATGCCGCCCTCGTACATCAGGTCCACGATGAGCTTGAGCTCGTGCAGGCACTCGAAGTAAGCCATCTCCGGCGCGTAGCCGGCCTCGACCAGCGTCTCGAAGCCGGCCTGCACCAGCGCGGTGGCACCACCGCAGAGCACCGCCTGCTCGCCGAACAGGTCCGTCTCGGTCTCCTCGCGGAAGCTGGTTTCGATGATGCCGGCGCGGCCGCCGCCGTTGGCGGAGGCGTAGGACAGCGCGATCTCGCGGGCCTGGCCCGAGGCGTCCTGATGCACGCAGATCAGGCTCGGCACGCC from the Nevskiales bacterium genome contains:
- the ilvC gene encoding ketol-acid reductoisomerase, translated to MTLKVYYDKDADLSIIRSKKVAILGYGSQGHAHALNLKDSGVDVTVALRKGSKSWAKAEGAGLKVKEVAEAVKGADLVMVLAPDQDQKKIYDSEIAPNLKKGGVLAFAHGFNIHFQLIEPRPDMDVIMVAPKGPGHLVRSTYTQGGGVPSLICVHQDASGQAREIALSYASANGGGRAGIIETSFREETETDLFGEQAVLCGGATALVQAGFETLVEAGYAPEMAYFECLHELKLIVDLMYEGGMANMRYSISNTAEYGDYTRGPRIITEQTKQEMKKILREIQTGQFAREFVLENQAGAPTLKAMRRIGAEHPIEKVGEKLRSMMPWIAKNKLVDKSKN